ACGAACGTGTTCGAGACGTTCGCGACCGAGGCGCAGGCGATCCAGGCGTTCGCGGAAGCGGCTTGACTCCGATTTTCCCGGGGCGTCGGGCGGTGGTGTGCTGGTGTTACCGGCGCGCGGGAATCAGGTAAGCGGAAGGATGCCGCTGTGTCGCATATCCCAGTCATGGCGGAGGAAGCCCTGGAGGGGCTCGCCATCCGCCCGGACGGCTCGTACGTGGACGGCACGGCGGGCGCGGGCGGGCACGCGGCGCTGATAGCCGGACGCCTTACGACGGGCCGCCTTCTCGCGCTGGACCGGGATCCGCTGGCGGTGGCGATGGCGACGGAGCGCCTGGCCCCCTACCCCCAGGCCCGGGTGCGCCAATCGAATTACGGGGCGATGGCGGAGGTGCTTTCGGAACTTGGGTGGGGCCTGGTGGATGGAATACTCATCGACGCGGGCTGTTCGAGCATGCAGATCGACACGCCGGCGCGCGGGTTTTCGTTCCAGGAGGATGGCCCGCTGGACATGCGTATGGATCCGGGGTCGGGCGAGCCGGCTTCCGCGCTGCTGAATCGCCTTTCCGCGCCGGAAATCGAGACCCTCCTTCGGGAGTATGGCGACATTGGCCCGGCCGGCCGGATCGCGGCGAGCATCAAGGATTTCGCCTCGCGTGGCCGGCTGGCGACGACGTCCGATCTGGTGGTGGCGGTGCGGGCGGCGCTGCCTTTTCTGCGGGAGACCCCGGAGGAGGTTCGGACGGTGTTCCAGGCGATTCGCATTGCGGTCAACGATGAATTGTCGGGATTACAGCGGGCGCTGGACGCCTCGCTGGATTGCCTCAAGCCCGGGGGCAGGCTGGTGGTGATATCGTTTCATTCGGGCGAGGACCGGATCGTGAAACAGGCGTTTCGTTCCGCTTCCCGAAAGGCTCGAAGGCTGCGCCCCGATGGCCGGGTGGCTTCGGAGACGCCGGCGCGGGTGCGGGTGCTGACGCCGCGGCCGGTCACGGCGAACGACGCCGAATGCCGGGTCAATCCGCGGGCCAAGAGCGCGAAGCTGCGCATAGCGGAGCGGCTTCCACAACGGTGACTAGAGGTAGGACATGTACAAGTCGCGAACAAAGAAGGACCGGCGCGTATTGCGGGGTTGGATCAAGTGGGTTCCGGTGCTTGCGATCCCGTTTTCCATCCTGTTCTTTCACGCCTGGATCAATATTCAGATTCTTCGGGCGGACTATGTGCTTCGCGAGCTGAACGCCGAGAGCCGCAAGTGGGCGGACCGGCTTGAGAGCACCGATATTGCGAAGACGTTTCACGAGGATCCGGAGGTGCTTGCCGAACGGGCCTCGCTCCTTGAGTTTGTGCAGCCGACGCCGGGCCAGCGCGAGATAATTTACTATGATCCGGCGTCTGTTCCGCCGCATCCGGAAGACACGCATTTTGAGATGGCGCGCCATGATGCTCCGGCCCTGGCGACGCCCGCGGCCGATGAATCTCGCGGGGCCCAATCGGCGCTTGCGGTGATCGGCGCGCCGTTCGCGAGCGCGCCCGGGGCCGCGCCGCCGGCCCCGGCGCCGGATCCGGCTCCCGTTTCCGAGCCCGCTCCGGCGGCTGCCGCGCAGCCGGCCGTGGCCACCGCGGCTCCCGCCGCGGAAGTGGCGCTTGTTACGACGCCGGTCGTGTTGCCGCTTGCGGGAGCGGCGTCCGCGAACGTTGAGACGATCGCGGCGCCTGCGGCGGCGCCGGTGGTGCTGGAGTTGCCGCCGGATACCCGCGGGATAAACAATTTGGACGAAGGCATGGGCGGCCTGGATTCCCTTTAGGGCGCCGGAGAACGAGGAAGATTCGGAGCAGCGGGACTATGACACCATCGCGACCGGGGATGAAGCGTGAAGCGGCGGATCCCTACGGGAGCCCAATGACCGCGGAGCAGCGACGCCAGGTGCGGCTGATGTTCCTGGGCTTCCTGTGCCTGTTTATCCTGGTTGGGGTGCGGCTGCATTTTGTGCACTTG
This is a stretch of genomic DNA from Candidatus Hydrogenedentota bacterium. It encodes these proteins:
- the rsmH gene encoding 16S rRNA (cytosine(1402)-N(4))-methyltransferase RsmH, with product MAEEALEGLAIRPDGSYVDGTAGAGGHAALIAGRLTTGRLLALDRDPLAVAMATERLAPYPQARVRQSNYGAMAEVLSELGWGLVDGILIDAGCSSMQIDTPARGFSFQEDGPLDMRMDPGSGEPASALLNRLSAPEIETLLREYGDIGPAGRIAASIKDFASRGRLATTSDLVVAVRAALPFLRETPEEVRTVFQAIRIAVNDELSGLQRALDASLDCLKPGGRLVVISFHSGEDRIVKQAFRSASRKARRLRPDGRVASETPARVRVLTPRPVTANDAECRVNPRAKSAKLRIAERLPQR